The window TGGATCTGCCTGTAAAGGGATTCCTCGCTCCAATCTATTGATATAAACTCCTGCCACAATTGGGCGTTCATCTGCTTTATTTGTTTCTGATTGAACGATGGAGGCCAAGGTGGCTACCTCCAGAGGTGTCATTTGTATGGCTTCTGCTTTGGCAAGTCGCTCTTCTGTCCAGTACCTCTCGTACTCCTTATACATGCGTTCAAACAATTCTAGGGGGCTAATGGTCCAATAAACTTCATAGGTATTGGGTATAAACATGGCCATTATTGTCTGACTATTGAAACCGTATTTTTCTACAAAAGCTTCATCTTGAATAACGGATAAAAAATCATCTTTTCCCATTTCCAATGTGCTGGTGATTTTATCTGCCAGCTCTTCCTTTAACCTGATGTTATTAAAGGTAATATTGACGGGAGTCTGTCTACCGGATCGCAGTATGGTGATCAATTCTTTGTTGGAAAGCTTTGGCTCAATAACATAATGCCCCGGTTTTACCCCTCCTTCAGAATAATTCATGACTTTGGCCACAAAGCTAAAAGTAACCACCTCGTTTACAATTTCTCGATCGAGAAGCTCCTGCCTCACTTGAGAAAAAGTGCTGCCTTTTGGAATGTTTAGTACCGCAGCTTCATCACTGTCTATTAATACATTGGGTGAGAAAAAGGCTTGGTAAAAATAAAAACTTAAAGAAGTGAGTAGTACAGAGAATGCAACTAGTCCCACTAAAATGTATTTTCTTTTTTTGTCTGTTAGCATTGTATCTATTGACTTTCCGGCCAATCAAAGGCCATTAATTGACTCGGCTTATGGTTTGTTTGAAGTTACAAATATACTATTTAATCAGCTAGATGCTTTTTATGAAAAATAATTTATATTTAAAATTGATACTTGGCTTTTATTTTGTGGTTTAATTAGTTTAATTTAAGCATAATTAAAAGCAGTGTATTGGCCTGTCCAAAGCTAAGTTGAATAAAATATGGCGGCGGTATTTATCAAATTGTATCCTGAAAACCCTGATCCGAGAAAGATCAGTCAGGTAATTGATGTTTTGCAAAAAGGGGGGGTGATCATTTATCCAACCGATACAGTCTATGGCATGGGCTGTGATATATTCAATCAAAAAGCCATTGAGCGGATAGGCTTAATTAAGGGAGTAAAACCAAAAAAAGAACATTTTTCTTTTATTTGCTATGACTTAAGTAATATCTCAGAGTATACAAGATCTTTGAGTACGCCCGTTTTTAAATTAATGAAAAAGGCACTTCCCGGGCCATTTACATTTATTTTGGCGGCGAATAATAAAGTGCCTAAATTGCTAAATAGCAAGAAAAAAACTGTTGGGATAAGAGTTCCTGACCACAGCATACCACGCCTGCTTGTAAAAGAGTTGGGCCAGCCCATTTTAACCACTTCTATCAGAGATGAGGATGATGTCATTGAGTACAGCACTGATCCGGAGCTTATTTATGAAAAGTACAAGGACCTAGTGGATGTAGTTATTGATGGCGGTTATGGAAACAATGTTGCCTCCACAGTAGTGGATTGTTCCTCGGATCAAATTGAAGTAATAAGGGAAGGATTGGGGGAAATTTCGGAAATAATGTGATAATTTCTTCGTTTCTTTTGCCGGTGGCATTTCTTGAGATTAACTTTCGGGAAACCGAATAAGATGACCAAGGAAAGTAAGGTATTGACGACCGATTTATTGTATTTGCCTCCTCTGGCATATTTTGTTGCAATAAATGGAGCCAGTGAAATACATGTGTATACCAATGCAAAACTGAATAGGCAATCCTATGCAAACAAGGCAGAGGTACTTCTGGCCAATAAAAGGGAAACCCTAACTGTGCCGGTACATGGTTTAAGAAAGAGGCTTGCAATAAAAAATGTGAAAATAGATTACCATCAGAAATGGTTGAATGTTCACCTGAGAGGAATAAAAAGTGCTTATGGAAAATCACCATTTTTTGAGTATTTTTATGATGACTTGGAACAAATATATTTGCGAAAGCCTGAATTTTTAATAGATTTAAACTTGGAATTACTGACACTTTGTCTTAAATTTTTACGATGGAATGTCAGTTTGGTAGTAAAGGAGGAAGAAGAGCGTAGTAGCCAAGAAAACGATTTGAGGGGCTTAATTCACCCTAAGTCTCTGATAGACAAGGGGGAATTTTATAAACCATCGCCCTACGTGCAAATTTTTGGCGCAGACTTTGTTCCTAACCTCTCCATTGTGGATTTGTTGTTTTGTGAAGGTCCGGCGGCTAATGAAGTTTTGAACCTTTCCCGAAAATAATTGAACATTAAGTGAAAAAATTGTGTTTATAAACAAGTTCATTTGTATTAAATTGAGATTGAAATATTACCATAATAAAGGAAAGATATAATGGAAGCAAAATTTTCAAACAGAGTAAAAGAGGTGATCTCTCTTAGCCGCGAAGAAGCTTTGCGCTTGGGTCATGATTACATCGGTACAGAACACCTCTTGTTAGGAATGATTCGTGAGGGTGAAGGTGTAGCTGTTTCCATTCTAAAGAAGTTAGGTGTACCATTGGACGAGTTGAGAAACGCGGTTGAGCGTGCAGTGAAAGGTACGGCCAATCACAACGTAAAAAATCTTGCCAATATTCCCCTGACCAGGCAATCAGAAAAAGTACTGAAAATAACTTATTTGGAAGCTAAGATTTTCAAAAGCCAGTTGATAGGGACAGAACATTTATTGTTGTCAATTTTAAGGGACGAGGACAATATTGCCACGCAGATCCTTCAAAAGTTTGATGCTACCTATGATACAGTTAAGGAAATGTTAGAATTTCAAACCGACCAAACGCCTAGATCAGGTACTGAGGCAGATGATCCCGATGAAGAAGGTTCTAAATTATTTGGTGCTTCAGGAGGTTCATCCGGAGGATCGAAAGGCGCTGCAGAAAAATCCAGGACACCTGTTTTGGATAATTTCGGAAGGGACCTAACCCGTATGGCCGAGGAGGACAAGCTTGACCCAATCATCGGCAGGGAAAAAGAAATTGAAAGAGTGGCCCAAATTCTTTCCAGAAGAAAGAAAAACAATCCGATTTTAATTGGGGAACCGGGTGTGGGTAAAACAGCCATTGCTGAAGGTTTGGCACTTCGAATTATCCAGAAAAAAGTTTCCAGAGTTTTGTTCAACAAAAGAGTGGTAACCTTGGATCTGGCATCACTTGTTGCAGGGACTAAATATAGGGGACAGTTTGAGGAGCGAATGAAAGCTGTGATGAATGAGTTGGAAAAGTCTCCAAATGTGATCTTATTTATCGATGAGTTACATACAATCGTTGGCGCCGGTGGGGCCAGTGGATCTCTGGATGCTTCCAATATGTTCAAGCCTGCACTTGCAAGGGGTGAGATACAATGTATAGGTGCCACTACTTTGGACGAATACAGACAATATATTGAAAAAGATGGCGCTTTGGCGAGAAGGTTTCAGATGGTGATGGTTGACGCCACCTCTCCTGAAGAAACGGTTCAAATCCTTGAGAATATCAAAGATAAATACGAAGACCATCACAATGTAACCTATACACCCGAAGCTATTCAGGCATGTGTCAATCTTTCTGACAGATACATCTCTGATCGATTCCTTCCTGATAAGGCCATTGATATATTAGATGAAGCCGGAGCTAGGGTGCATATCAACAATATTCATGTTCCTGAAAATATTCTTAAACTCGAGGAAGAGGTTGAAAAAATTAAAATTGAGAAAAACAGGGTTGTAAAAAGCCAAAAATACGAAGAAGCGGCTCAACTTAGAGATAAGGAGAAAAAGCTTTTGGAGCAATTGGAGAATGCCAAAGCCAAGTGGGAAGAAGAAAGCAAAACCAAGCGTTATGCAGTAGAAGAGGACAATGTCGCTGAGGTAATTGCCATGATGACAGGTATACCTACCCGAAGAATTGCCCAAAATGAAGGGGCCAAGCTTCTGAATATGGGTGAAGAGTTGAAAGGTAAGGTTGTGGGGCAAGATGATGCCATCAAGAAATTGACCAAAGCCATACAGCGGACAAGAGTAGGTTTGAAAGACCCTAAAAAACCGATAGGTTCCTTTGTATTCCTAGGGCCTACAGGTGTAGGAAAGACGGAATTGGCAAAAATGCTTGCTACTTATCTGTTTGACAAGGAAGACGCTCTTGTGAGAATTGATATGTCGGAATACATGGAAAAATTCAGTGTTTCTCGACTGGTTGGAGCACCTCCGGGCTATGTAGGCTACGAGGAAGGTGGGCAATTGACAGAAAAAGTCAGAAGAAAACCTTATTCTGTAGTCTTACTGGATGAGATCGAAAAAGCGCATCCCGATGTATTCAATATCTTATTGCAAGTATTGGACGACGGAGTTTTGACAGATGGTCTTGGAAGAAGGGTAGATTTTAGAAATACCATTATCATTATGACTTCCAATATTGGAGTTAGAGACTTAAAGGATTTTGGTGCAGGCATAGGTTTTGCCTCCAAGGCGAAAGAGGAGAATATGGACGAGGTAATGAAGTCCACCATCCAAAATGCGCTCAAAAAGGCATTTAGTCCTGAATTTTTGAATAGGTTAGATGATGTAGTGATATTCAACTCTTTAAATAAAGAACATATCCATAAAATCATTGATATCAATTTGAAGAAATTGTTTGCCAGAATTACTGACTTGGGCTATACCATTGAACTGTCAGAGAAAGCTAAAGACTTTCTTTCCGAAAAAGGATATGACAAGCAATATGGTGCCAGGCCTTTGAATAGAGCCATCCAGAAATACTTGGAAGATGCGCTTGCTGAAGAAATACTCAAAGGAGAATTATCTGAAGGAGATGTTATTCTAGCAGATTATTCCGGAGAAGGAGATGAGCTCGAAATTAGAGTAAATAATAAAGAGAAAGCTGATTAAAATTGGTTATCTATTTCGATAAAAAAGGACAGTGAATTTCACTGTCCTTTTTGATGTTATGCCTGATAAATAGAAATTAATGGATGATTTTACTTGAACCTTTTTATGGAGCACATAGTTATTCTTTAATACAATTGTCAGATGAGCAGTGAATACCAAGATAAAGTTTGAAAAATTTGAACCATGAGTTAAAAAAGTGCCCCGATGAGTTTTTTTATTGAAATGCTACTGAAATTATTTTTTTTGCTTTCAATCATACCCTTTTTACTTTCTGAAAAACTTCAGAAAAAGTATGACATGAAAATCAATGCACAAATAGAGTACACCTTGTTTTCGGGACCGAAGAAAGTGGCATTGGTTGGAGAGAAATTTATTGAAGAAACCAGTGGTATGGTAGTTTCAAGAAAAAACCCATCCTGGATATACGTTCACAATGACAGTGGAGGAGAACCTGAGCTTTATATTATTGACACCTTAGGGACTTACCTAGGCACCTTAAAAATTGAAGGGGTAAATAATCGGGATTGGGAAGATTTAGCCATGGGGCCGGGTCCAATCGAAGGAGAGAATTACCTTTATATAGGTGATATAGGAGATAATTTTGGCAGAGCTGAGGAGTTGATCATTTACCGAATTCAGGAACCCGATCAACTTGAAAGTGAGATGAGTGCCAAACCTGAAATAATTAAGCTAAAGTATCCGGATGGTCCCAAAGATTCAGAGACCTTGCTTGTGGATCCAATTAGTGGCGATCTATTTGTATTAACCAAAAGGGAGTCTAAAAATACACTTTATAAGGCAGCTAAGGATTTATTATTGGATGGGAATTCGGTGGATCTTGAAAAGGTATTGCAGTTGCCTATCACCCTCTCAGTCGGAGGGGATATTTCTGCCGATGGTTCCCAAGTGCTGATAAAAAATTATTGGGTAATTTATTATTGGACAAGGAAGGAAGGAGAAACCTTGGAAGAAACTCTTTCCGGAAAAGCTGTTTTGTTGCCTTATGAGCCTGAACCACAGGGGGAAGCCATTGCCTTTGAACCGGAAGGGGAAACCTATTTTACATTGAGTGAAAAAAAGTTGCGGATAAACCCGGTTTTATACAGATACGATAAAACTACAGACGGTGACTAATAGTAAGGGAATTTGAATAATTCTTTATTTTATAGAATGGGGTGTTGGAATATTTTTTTTGATTATTAGTCTATCAAATGGGTTTCTAAAACGGGCTATTTATGGAGAAAAGATGTATTTTTGAAACCTTTAAAGTAGATCATCAGGTTTTCTCCTCCTTTTTGTATAATTTCCACTAATAAATCATCAAATATGAAGTACACCAGAAGAGATTTTGTTAAAACCAATGCCATTGTAGGTACTGGAGCTATGATGGGTTTCAATTTTGCAGTACCAAATGTAAAACCTGCGCTCACGGGTGGCAAGCCAGTTCGTACTGCTTCTTGGCCAAAATGGCCTAAGTGGAATCCCGAGACAGATGAGCCCAGAGTTTTAGAAGTCCTTAGAAGTGGGGTTTGGTCTAGGTCCGAAGTAGTGAAAGAGTTTGAAAATAAATGGGCAAAAACTACAGGATCAAAAAGATGTGTTACTGTCGTTAACGGTACCAATGCGCTTATAGCCTCATTAACCCAGGCGGGCATTGGGGGTGGAGATGAAGTGTTGGTGTCTTCTTATACCTTTATTGCGAGTGTAGCTGCCATATTACAGACAGGAGCCATGCCGGTATTTGTAGATTCAGATCCTGAAACCTTTCAACTTGACCCCAAGGAAATAAAGAAGAAAATAAATAACCGGACCAGAGCGATTTTGCCGGTACATATTTTAGGTTTACCGGCAGATATGGACAGTATCATGGCCATAGCCAAGCAGAATAATTTGATTGTTGTGGAAGATGCATGCCAGGGTTGGTTGGCAGAATATGACCATAAAAAGGTTGGGACTTTTGGTCTCGCCGGATGTTTCAGCTTTCAGAACTCCAAAAATTTACCGATGGGAGAAGGGGGAGCCATCGTAAGTGATAATGATGAGTTCATGGACAAATGCTTTTCTTATCATAACTATGGGTACCCTTATGGGTCTTTGGTTGGGGCAGTTAATCAGGGGGCAGTAATGGCTGGAACGAAAATCAGGCTTACGGAATACCAAGCGGCCATTGGGTTGAGTCAATTAAAACGACTGGATGAGGAAACCAGATTGAGAGAGACCAATGCAAATTACCTCAAAGAACAATTGCAAGGTATTCCCGGAATAAGTACATATGTGTTGTACCCAAAAGTAAACCGCGCAGTATTTCACCTATTCCCTTTTCGATTTCATTCTGAAGGGTTTAAAGGGCTTTCCAGAGACGTTTTTATCAAAGCTTTGCGAGCAGAGGGCATACCCTGTAGCAGTGGTTATACACCTTTGAATGATAAATTGTACTTAAAAGATGCATTTAGCTCTAAAAACTACAAGCGAATGTATCAGCCTGAGGAATTGGATTTTGAAAAATTTGTGGCTGAAAATCAATGTCCTATAACTGATAAACTGTGTAATGAAGAGGCCATCTGGCTTTCGCAAAGCATGTTATTAGGGAGTCAAACAGATATGGATGATATTGCCAATGCAATTAAAAAGATCCATGAAAATGTTGAAGAATTACTTAACTATAAAGGATAAATAAATACCATAATTAAAATTGAATAAACCATTGAAATCAGAAAATAAAAAGGAAGGGCTTTTGGCTCAAGCCTACTATTCAGGCTTTGAATTGGCCCATGATACTTATCAGGCGATGAGTTGTGCCTCAGACGGGAAAATTTATTATGTATTGTCTTCAGAATCTGTAACTAAAGCCGGTCAGTTGTATAGCTTTGATCCGGAGACTGAGAAAATTGAATGGTTGGCTGATCTTTCAGAGGCTTGTGGAGAAGAAACTAGCAATACTTTACCGCAAGGAAAAAGTCACGTTCCTTTCTTTGAAAAAGACGGAAAATTGTTTTTTGGAACGCATATTGGAGTTTATGAAATGATCGATGATATGGAACGGCTCCCTGTCAATCCAATGAATGGTGTTGAACCCTATTTGGGAGGTCATTTCTTGAGTTTTGATATAAAAAGCAAAGAAGTAGAAGATCTTGGAATTGTTCCCGATGGAGAAGGGGTTTTGACCATGACCATGGATACCAAGCGAAACCAGATTTATGCACTCACCTGGCCAACAGGTAATTTTTTGCATTTTGATTTGAATACTTCAAAGATGAAGGATTTCGGTCCAATTTCAGAGAAAGGTGAAGCAGGAATTGTAGGTGATGACTATAGGGTTTTATGCAGGTCTTTATTGGTTGTTCCCGATACAGGGGATTTGTTTTATACTACTTCCAACGGGGATATTTTTTGCTATAACCCAGAGAATGGAGAGGGCCCGTCAAAGTTGCAAGACGTACATATGAGAAGAGATTACTTTGGAGCTTATGATCCCAAAGTTCCCGGAAATATGGGCTACAATTGGAGAAGAATTTTCTGGCATGCGGAAGATAATGTGGCGTACGGGATTCATGGTAATTCAAACTACCTTTTTAAATTCGATCCGAAAAGTGCAAAAATTGAATTAATTGATAGGTTGTCCTCGTTACCATCTAAAAAAATGGGTATGTTTGATCAGTTCAGCTATGGATACCTGGGCTTTGACTTGGGGCCTGATAATGAAACTTTGTACTACCTCACAGGTGGGCCAATAAGTGATAGGCCTCCAATTGATGGAACCAAGAAAATTGCAAAAGGGGCTGCAAAAGAGCTTGAAAATTTGCATTTGGTAACCTACCATCTGCCTACAGGTACTTACAAAGACCATGGTCCGGCTTTTTATGAGGATGGTGGCATCCCCACTTATGTAAATGCCATAGCCATCGATAAAAATAAAAATGTTTATACCATGGCAAGAATGCAGATGCCATTTGGTGAAATTCAGGATTTGGTGAAAATTCATTATCCTGAATCATAAAAATAATAAAAAAGGAGCCCAAAATTGGGCTCCTTTTTTATTATTTACTTTTTGAACTCATTTGTAGTTTTATCAGGCCTCCTTTGATGAGGTCTTCATGCCTCACCCCGATACCTTTGATCGTTTGACCATTAAAGCTTTTCTGAGAAAGATAATAATTGGTCGGTCCATTGTTTTCCGCCTCTATGGTTATTGATTTACCGGGATAGTACTCTTCGTTTAAGTGAATGACTGCTTTGTCAAAAATGGGACTCCCCAGTTCATAGATAGGATTTTCTTCGGTTCCGGCATTCATTTGAAATAATCCAAGTTTCATCAATACTGCCAAAGAACCCATAAGTCCTTGGTCTTCATCCCCATTGAACCCGCTTTCTGGGGATAACCCAGAAAAAGCAGCATCCAATACTTTTCTTGACCAATACTGAGTGAGATCAGGTCGGTCTAAATAATTGAATATATAGGCGGTTTGAATGGAAGGTTGATTGCCATAATTTATAGGAATCCTTCGGTACTCAGGATGAGTTTCTACTGAATGTGAGGTTCCTGAAGTAAAACCTAGTTTTTCCGCCTGTTCAAACTGTTCGTTCAATCGTGCAGCAGCTTTTTCTTTTCCACCCATTAAGGCAGCCAAACCTCCAATATCATGCGGAACAAACCATGTAAATTGCGCACCATTGGCCTCTACGTATCCTTTGGCATAATTGTAAGGGTCAAATGGGTTGGCCCACTCACCATCTACATTTTTGGGTCTGATCCAGCCACTTTGTGCATCATAGAGGTTTTTGTAATTTTTTGATCGTGCCAAGAAAATATTAGCATCCTCTTTTTTGCCCAAAGCAAGTGCAAGTTGTGCAAGGGTCCAATCCTGATAACTGTACTCTAAAGTTTGTCCCGCACCTTGTTCATGACCTCCAAAACGACCTCTAGGGTTAGGATAAGGAACATATCCCATTGTTATATAGTCTTCCACATTGCCTCCTTTGGCTGTTTTATGTTCATAACCTGACCTACTCATCATTCCGCCGGGCATATGATTTTTTCGAAGCCCCTCATAGGCCATATCAATATCAAATCCTCTGATTCCTTTTTGATACAGTCCAACAAACAATGGAGTGCTGGATGCGCCTGTCATGACATAGGTGTAATTTCCTCCTGATGGGCCACGCGGGATCAAACCTCCATCTTGATAGTATTGAAGCAAACTATTTGCAAATTCTTCCGCTATTTCCGGATATACCAAGCCCCACAAAACATTAATGGTCCATTGAGCACCCCAAAAAGAATCGGAGTTGAAGTGCCTGAAAAGAGGTTTCCCATTGTTATCCAAAGGCAATTTACCGACCCTAAATGAATTACCGGTATTGTCCGGGTAAGCACCGTTGACATCACTAATGGTCCTTCTTCCCTGAAGGGATTTCCAAAGATCTGTATAAAACCGCCTTTGTTGGGTTTCAGTATTGCCTTCTACCTCAATCCGGCCAAGAAGTTCGTTCCAAATCTCTTGGGTTTCTTTGACCACTTTGTCAAAATTCCAATGTGGGAGTTCTTCTTTTTTG of the Cyclobacterium marinum DSM 745 genome contains:
- a CDS encoding ATP-dependent Clp protease ATP-binding subunit, whose translation is MEAKFSNRVKEVISLSREEALRLGHDYIGTEHLLLGMIREGEGVAVSILKKLGVPLDELRNAVERAVKGTANHNVKNLANIPLTRQSEKVLKITYLEAKIFKSQLIGTEHLLLSILRDEDNIATQILQKFDATYDTVKEMLEFQTDQTPRSGTEADDPDEEGSKLFGASGGSSGGSKGAAEKSRTPVLDNFGRDLTRMAEEDKLDPIIGREKEIERVAQILSRRKKNNPILIGEPGVGKTAIAEGLALRIIQKKVSRVLFNKRVVTLDLASLVAGTKYRGQFEERMKAVMNELEKSPNVILFIDELHTIVGAGGASGSLDASNMFKPALARGEIQCIGATTLDEYRQYIEKDGALARRFQMVMVDATSPEETVQILENIKDKYEDHHNVTYTPEAIQACVNLSDRYISDRFLPDKAIDILDEAGARVHINNIHVPENILKLEEEVEKIKIEKNRVVKSQKYEEAAQLRDKEKKLLEQLENAKAKWEEESKTKRYAVEEDNVAEVIAMMTGIPTRRIAQNEGAKLLNMGEELKGKVVGQDDAIKKLTKAIQRTRVGLKDPKKPIGSFVFLGPTGVGKTELAKMLATYLFDKEDALVRIDMSEYMEKFSVSRLVGAPPGYVGYEEGGQLTEKVRRKPYSVVLLDEIEKAHPDVFNILLQVLDDGVLTDGLGRRVDFRNTIIIMTSNIGVRDLKDFGAGIGFASKAKEENMDEVMKSTIQNALKKAFSPEFLNRLDDVVIFNSLNKEHIHKIIDINLKKLFARITDLGYTIELSEKAKDFLSEKGYDKQYGARPLNRAIQKYLEDALAEEILKGELSEGDVILADYSGEGDELEIRVNNKEKAD
- a CDS encoding NHL repeat-containing protein — protein: MKSENKKEGLLAQAYYSGFELAHDTYQAMSCASDGKIYYVLSSESVTKAGQLYSFDPETEKIEWLADLSEACGEETSNTLPQGKSHVPFFEKDGKLFFGTHIGVYEMIDDMERLPVNPMNGVEPYLGGHFLSFDIKSKEVEDLGIVPDGEGVLTMTMDTKRNQIYALTWPTGNFLHFDLNTSKMKDFGPISEKGEAGIVGDDYRVLCRSLLVVPDTGDLFYTTSNGDIFCYNPENGEGPSKLQDVHMRRDYFGAYDPKVPGNMGYNWRRIFWHAEDNVAYGIHGNSNYLFKFDPKSAKIELIDRLSSLPSKKMGMFDQFSYGYLGFDLGPDNETLYYLTGGPISDRPPIDGTKKIAKGAAKELENLHLVTYHLPTGTYKDHGPAFYEDGGIPTYVNAIAIDKNKNVYTMARMQMPFGEIQDLVKIHYPES
- a CDS encoding GH92 family glycosyl hydrolase; translated protein: MLKLLVNLLTFVLVIPSMGFQLNPDPKPIDKVYPLLDAANSRWFYFSAATRPFGMVNLSPDHEIDGAWGSGYRYNSDTVKGFSHIHAWQMSGVSVMPVSYDTAPEVLLTDYYSTYDRDLETIKPGYHKVFLKRYGITAELTATHRVGLHKYTFPEARNQAVLFHLEGILGPSKMIDGSLKQISPYILEGQVTNSPTSRRPNTLTVYFQVEFDQPIVDWVASENSPHKIVSFGKSKGKPLQMKVALSYTTAENAALNKKEELPHWNFDKVVKETQEIWNELLGRIEVEGNTETQQRRFYTDLWKSLQGRRTISDVNGAYPDNTGNSFRVGKLPLDNNGKPLFRHFNSDSFWGAQWTINVLWGLVYPEIAEEFANSLLQYYQDGGLIPRGPSGGNYTYVMTGASSTPLFVGLYQKGIRGFDIDMAYEGLRKNHMPGGMMSRSGYEHKTAKGGNVEDYITMGYVPYPNPRGRFGGHEQGAGQTLEYSYQDWTLAQLALALGKKEDANIFLARSKNYKNLYDAQSGWIRPKNVDGEWANPFDPYNYAKGYVEANGAQFTWFVPHDIGGLAALMGGKEKAAARLNEQFEQAEKLGFTSGTSHSVETHPEYRRIPINYGNQPSIQTAYIFNYLDRPDLTQYWSRKVLDAAFSGLSPESGFNGDEDQGLMGSLAVLMKLGLFQMNAGTEENPIYELGSPIFDKAVIHLNEEYYPGKSITIEAENNGPTNYYLSQKSFNGQTIKGIGVRHEDLIKGGLIKLQMSSKSK
- a CDS encoding L-threonylcarbamoyladenylate synthase; this encodes MAAVFIKLYPENPDPRKISQVIDVLQKGGVIIYPTDTVYGMGCDIFNQKAIERIGLIKGVKPKKEHFSFICYDLSNISEYTRSLSTPVFKLMKKALPGPFTFILAANNKVPKLLNSKKKTVGIRVPDHSIPRLLVKELGQPILTTSIRDEDDVIEYSTDPELIYEKYKDLVDVVIDGGYGNNVASTVVDCSSDQIEVIREGLGEISEIM
- a CDS encoding DegT/DnrJ/EryC1/StrS family aminotransferase; its protein translation is MKYTRRDFVKTNAIVGTGAMMGFNFAVPNVKPALTGGKPVRTASWPKWPKWNPETDEPRVLEVLRSGVWSRSEVVKEFENKWAKTTGSKRCVTVVNGTNALIASLTQAGIGGGDEVLVSSYTFIASVAAILQTGAMPVFVDSDPETFQLDPKEIKKKINNRTRAILPVHILGLPADMDSIMAIAKQNNLIVVEDACQGWLAEYDHKKVGTFGLAGCFSFQNSKNLPMGEGGAIVSDNDEFMDKCFSYHNYGYPYGSLVGAVNQGAVMAGTKIRLTEYQAAIGLSQLKRLDEETRLRETNANYLKEQLQGIPGISTYVLYPKVNRAVFHLFPFRFHSEGFKGLSRDVFIKALRAEGIPCSSGYTPLNDKLYLKDAFSSKNYKRMYQPEELDFEKFVAENQCPITDKLCNEEAIWLSQSMLLGSQTDMDDIANAIKKIHENVEELLNYKG
- the mltG gene encoding endolytic transglycosylase MltG is translated as MLTDKKRKYILVGLVAFSVLLTSLSFYFYQAFFSPNVLIDSDEAAVLNIPKGSTFSQVRQELLDREIVNEVVTFSFVAKVMNYSEGGVKPGHYVIEPKLSNKELITILRSGRQTPVNITFNNIRLKEELADKITSTLEMGKDDFLSVIQDEAFVEKYGFNSQTIMAMFIPNTYEVYWTISPLELFERMYKEYERYWTEERLAKAEAIQMTPLEVATLASIVQSETNKADERPIVAGVYINRLERGIPLQADPTLLFALKDFTIKRVLNVHKEVESPYNTYKYAGLPPGPIVLPEISSLNAVLNFQTHNYLYFCAKEDFSGYHSFATNLRDHMINARRYQNALNAAKIFK
- a CDS encoding WbqC family protein, which translates into the protein MTKESKVLTTDLLYLPPLAYFVAINGASEIHVYTNAKLNRQSYANKAEVLLANKRETLTVPVHGLRKRLAIKNVKIDYHQKWLNVHLRGIKSAYGKSPFFEYFYDDLEQIYLRKPEFLIDLNLELLTLCLKFLRWNVSLVVKEEEERSSQENDLRGLIHPKSLIDKGEFYKPSPYVQIFGADFVPNLSIVDLLFCEGPAANEVLNLSRK